From Sporolactobacillus pectinivorans:
CATGATTCATTTCTAAAGGCAAGTGTCATTTGGATTTACTTTTTGCCGGCTGGCGAGACTTATCCAGAGGGCGGACGATGCTTGGCCTGAGCACTGATGTCGGCAGTGCCCTTCGTATCAGTATATTGTAGAGCCCTATCGGATTGAAGGGAATAAATGGCCACAGATAAGGGGTGTTCAAATTCATGACATGGGATAAATAAATGATCAGTAAGGTAGTGGTCAGCATAAAGCCCGGGACATGAAAAAACCCGACTGCAAGAATCAGAACGATTCTCACAACTTTATTGGCTAGCTGCAAGTCATAGCTTGGCGTTGCAAATCCCCCAATCGCCGCAACAGACGTATAAAGAATAACCTCAGGAATAAATATGCCGGCTTCAATGGCTATCTGCCCGATCAGGACAGCGGCAATCAGGCCTAGCGCTGTCGAAAGCGATGTCGGTGTATGAATGGCTGCCATCCGCAATGCTTCAATTCCGACTTCGGCAATCAGTATCTGAACAAGCAGGGGTATATGATAATGGCTGCTATTCGGTCCAATAAAACTGAGCTGCGGCGGAAGCAGATGTTCCTGAACGAGCAAAAGCCAAAGCGGGACAAGGAAAACAGATCCAAGTACCGCAATAAAGCGCATCCATCTCTGCAAAGCTCCGGCCACTGTAATTTGGCGGTACTCTTCTGCGTGCTGGAGATGATGAAACAGCGTTGTCGGCAAAATCATCACGCTTGGTGAGGTGTCGGTGATCAGCACTACATGCCCTTCTATGATGTGTGCAGCGGCAACATCCGGGCGGCCGGTATAGCGGACCAGTGGAAAAGGGTTCCAAGCCTGTTTAAGAATGAATTCTTCAAGCGCATTATCTGCCATGGGGATACCGTCGACACAGATGGCCCGAAGCTCTTTTCTCAATGTCTCAAGCAGACCGGGATTCGCCACATCTTTCAAGTAGCAGAGACAAATGTCAGTTTTCGACCGTACCCCGATCTGCATCATTTCACAACGAAAATGGGGGTCACGGATCCGGCGGCGGATCAGTCCGGAATCTTCAATAATATTTTCTGTGAAACCGTCCTTTGAACCACGGACCACCTTTTCAACATCCGGCTCCGCGGGCTGCCTGCCGGGATAATGCCGCAAGTCAATATCGAAACCGGTCGTTTCACCATCAATCAGCAGCACAATCCGACCTGTGAGCATCTTGTCCACTGTATCATCGATCGTTGTGATTTCTTCAACCTGATAATGAACGAGATGCTGCTTGATTTCCTGGAAAACATTTTCCGCTTGCTCATTTTCATTGGAAAGACGCATGAACTCGCGCATCATCATAACGACAATGGTCGAATCTACGAGGCTGTTTGTATAATAAATCCTGCAGTCACGTCCCAGAATCATTATTTCACGCTCTCCGACATCGAAGTTTTTCGGACCAATGTCCAGAATTCCCTTCATTTTCCGCGCATTTTCCTCTATGCTGCGATCAAGCGGTTTTTTATCAGTTTGTTTCGGCATGATGATCCTCCCATTTTTCACGTTAGCCTCTTGGCCTGAAAAAGAGTGCAACCAGAAAACCAAACAGAATCGCCGAAGTGATGCCTGCGGATGTCAGCTTGAAAATGCCAATGGCAATGCCGAGATAGCCATGTTCATGCCCTTCTGCCATCGCCCCGTGAAGGATGGAGTGGCCAAAACTAGTGATCGGTACAGTAGCACCGGCGCCGGCAAAGTCAATCAGGCGGTCGTACAATCCAAAAACGTCAAATACCGCTCCCAGCACAACAAAAGACGCAACGACATGGGCGGGCGTCAGCTTGAAAACATCCATCAGCAGCTGTCCAACCACACAGATTCCTCCGCCCACGAGAAATGCATACAGGTAGATCATCTCCGTTCCTCCTTTGCCGACTCTAGGACAACGCCGTGAGCAATACAGGGTATCGTGTCCTTCTGTTTCGGCGTTGCACTGTTCAGTAAAGCTCCGGTAGCTACAACGAATACTCTTCTTAGTGAACCTTCTGCAAGCCTTTTAAAGAGATAGCCATATGTAACGACCGCCGAACAGGCGCAGCCGCTGCCCCCTGCATTGACCGGCTGCTCCGGGCTGTATATCATTAGGCCGCAATCCTGATGTTCTTTGCTGATATCAAGACCTTTCTCAAACAGC
This genomic window contains:
- a CDS encoding spore germination protein produces the protein MPKQTDKKPLDRSIEENARKMKGILDIGPKNFDVGEREIMILGRDCRIYYTNSLVDSTIVVMMMREFMRLSNENEQAENVFQEIKQHLVHYQVEEITTIDDTVDKMLTGRIVLLIDGETTGFDIDLRHYPGRQPAEPDVEKVVRGSKDGFTENIIEDSGLIRRRIRDPHFRCEMMQIGVRSKTDICLCYLKDVANPGLLETLRKELRAICVDGIPMADNALEEFILKQAWNPFPLVRYTGRPDVAAAHIIEGHVVLITDTSPSVMILPTTLFHHLQHAEEYRQITVAGALQRWMRFIAVLGSVFLVPLWLLLVQEHLLPPQLSFIGPNSSHYHIPLLVQILIAEVGIEALRMAAIHTPTSLSTALGLIAAVLIGQIAIEAGIFIPEVILYTSVAAIGGFATPSYDLQLANKVVRIVLILAVGFFHVPGFMLTTTLLIIYLSHVMNLNTPYLWPFIPFNPIGLYNILIRRALPTSVLRPSIVRPLDKSRQPAKSKSK
- the spoVAE gene encoding stage V sporulation protein AE, which codes for MIYLYAFLVGGGICVVGQLLMDVFKLTPAHVVASFVVLGAVFDVFGLYDRLIDFAGAGATVPITSFGHSILHGAMAEGHEHGYLGIAIGIFKLTSAGITSAILFGFLVALFFRPRG